CGTCATTTATTCAAGGTTTTTTCGAAGAAATTGTTCAAAATATTGGAATTAGTGGAGTAGAAAGTATGGTTATTATTAATTCTTCAATCCCGAATATTAAGAAATTAATTTTAGAAAATCTTTTATAGAAATTGAAGGTGACTAGTGAGATGGATTTAGCCGCATTGATTGTAGCTATTGTAGCAATTTTAGTATCCTTATTTGTAGCTATTATACAATATAATAAAGAAATAAAGCTAAATAGAATAAATTTAGAGTCAGTATATATAAACGAAATTTATAAAGAATATCTAATAACAGGTCTTCCAAATGCTAGAAAGCATCTTCATATCACTCCAGATGGTCAGCTACTATACATTGACAAATTAGTGAATGAATTAAATAGTATGAGGCAAAGTTCATTATACTATTTATACAATGATAAGGAATTTTATAATCGTTTAAAAAATAATTGTCAATTGATGGAGGACTTCTTAGTTGATATGTCATCTAAAGAAATTTTGGGAGAAGATCAAGTGGAATTTTATAATAAAATACAGTCTCAAATGAAAGATATTTATAAAGTTGTTAATGAAAAATTTATGGGTAAAAAATTTTAAAAATCAATTGTCAGGTTGAGAAACTGTTTGTTTTCATATTCTTTAACCTCTGACGAGAGTAAAACTTTGAATTGGTGAGTCTCGCAAACGGTAATAAAGACAGTAGTATGGTCACTTACCACGTGGCCATACTACTGTCTTGCCGTAGCCCATCAATTAATGTATCACTCACTTCCATTTACTCCTCCCCAAACAACAACATTTACATCCCACCATTCGACATCTATAATAGTTCTATTACATTCATAGAAGGTGCAACAATGTCAGAACAAAAACAAGGCATCCTGTTTGCGGCAGGGGCCTATTTAATGTGGGGACTGATCCCACTTTATTGGAAACAGGTGCAACATGTTTCGAGTCTCGAAATATTAGCGGGGCGCGTCATATGGTCATTCATTTTTACCGCAGCATTCATCCTCATTATTAAACAGAGTAAACACTTACTTGCGGACATTAAGGTACTGTGGGGAAAACAGCTTCAGTTTTGGCTGTTGTTTGTCGCGTCGCTTATTATTAGTCTCAACTGGGGCGTGTATATTTGGGCGGTCAATAACGATCACTTATTACAGGCGAGTCTCGGTTATTATATTAATCCACTCATTTCGGTGTTGTTTGGGCTGTTATTCTTTAAGGAAAAGCTGTCTGCGGCTACAATTACTGCCGTTGTGATTGCGGCGATTGGGGTAGGGTATCAAGCGATTTTAGGGGGATCCATTCCGTGGGTGTCATTAACACTTGCGCTTACTTTCGCGTTTTATGGTGTTATTAAAAAGAAAATCCCACTTGATGCAACACGTGGACTAGCAATTGAAACGCTATTCATTTTACCGATTGCGATTGTCGGTTACATTTATTTAATGCAAACAACAGATATTGCGTTTTTAAACGTTGATCTGAAAACGAACCTCTTTTTAATCGGCAGTGGCATTATTACTGCGCTACCACTTGTGTTATTTGCAAAAGGTGCGCAGAAGATTCCGCTTTATTTAATGGGCTTCATTCAGTTTTTATCGCCAACGATGAGCTTAGTTATTGGGATTTTTGTCTTTAAGGAGCCATTTACGATGACGGAACTGTTTACGTTTAGCTGTATTTGGCTGGCGGTACTCATTTTCTCGGCGTCGAAATTTATCGAAGCACGCAAAAGACATGCTATTTAAATCAACATTTCCTCGTAGGCACTCGCTTACGGGGATTTTTGAGCTCTGTAAGTATAAATTTTACTGTCATAGCAGTGTCTAGGCATTCGCGCCAGCCCCTCGAGCTTTTCGGTTCCGTCGTCGAAAGTGGTGAATCGTTTACTTTCTAATCAGACCCTCCAAAGCTTGTCGGGGCTTAAAGGGCGTGAATGCGCTTTTCTAATTAAAAACAACACGCATAAAGATGCCGATTCCGATTATGCTAACAAAAGCAAGCATACCGAACACCGAACCGTATAAATTCAAAAATCACGTACTGTTCACGTGTATCAGGGTCTCGATTAGACCTTTCGTTCGTGCGCATAGATTTCCTCCTGTTCGAGTGTTTCTTCTTATTAATTTATGTTTAATGATTTGTTTATTATATCAAAAGTTTCGCCCTAATTTTTGCTGAGAAGTCGAAATATTCTTGAATTCGATTTTTCCTTCTATTATTTCGTTTTTCTAATTGTTACAACCGTTTGTTTGTGCTAACATTGCTTAATGAATGGTATGTGAAAGTTTAAACAATCGAGTAAACTTTTATAAGTAAAAAATATTAAGTGTTGGCAAAGGAGAGTTATTATGTCAGAAATGAATAATCAGGTAGAAAAAGTGTCTGTTTCACAAGAGCAATTAGACGTTTTAGACCAACTATTAAAGCCAGAGGTACAAGCTTCGTTAACAACTTTAGTGGACAACTTACCAAAGTTAGCTGAAATGACAACGCTTTTAACAAAAGCATATGATTTCGCAACGGCTGTAGCAACGGATGAAACATTAAAAAATGATACAGTTGCGGCTGTAACTGAAATGGCAACTCCAGTAGTAGATACGGCAAAATCTTTAGCTCAAACGGCGATCGAAGCAAAAGACCGTGCTGAAGCAACAAGTGAAACTGTTGGTGTATTTGGCCTATTAAAAATGTTAAAAGACCCACAAGTTCAAGGCGCATTACGTTTTGCTAACGCATTTTTAGCTGTAGCAGCTGAGAAAAAAGTCAAATAATTAATTCGCACAATCTAATTTAATTGGAGGATGTTATCATGGTAACAAAAGATATCGTTATTTTAGGTGCTGGTTTTGCTGGTGTTTTAGCTGCTCAAACAGCTCGCAAATATTTAAATACATTAGAAGCGAACATTACAGTTGTAAACCAATTCCCAACGCACCAAATCATTACTGAATTACACCGTTTAGCTGGTGGTACAATCAAAGAGGGCGCGGTTGCATTATCTTTAGAGAAAATCTTCAAAGGTAAAGACATCAACCTTGAAATCGCGAAAGTAAACAGCTTCAACGCAGACAAAAAAGAAGTACAATTATCAAACGGTAAAACATTATCTTATGATACATTAGTTGTTTCTTTAGGTTCTCAAACTGGATTCTTCGGCATCCCAGGCTTAGAGGAAAACTCATTCGTATTAAAATCAGTGGATGAAGCAAACGCAATCCGTGAGCACATCGAAGCACGTATTGCTGAATATGCGAAATCAAAAAATGAAGCAGACGCAACAATCGTTATCGGTGGTGGCGGTTTAACAGGCGTAGAGCTTGTTGGTGAAATCGTAGACCACTTCCCGAAAGTAGCTGCTAAATATGGCGTTCCATTCGAAGATTTAAAAATCAAGTTAGTTGAAGCTGGTCCAAAAATCTTACCAGTATTCCCAGACAACTTAATCGAACGCGCAACAACTTCACTTGCAAAACGTGGTGTTGAATTCATCACTTCTACTCCTGTAACAGGCGTTGAAGGTAATGTTATTCAATTAAAA
The sequence above is a segment of the Solibacillus sp. FSL H8-0523 genome. Coding sequences within it:
- the rarD gene encoding EamA family transporter RarD — translated: MSEQKQGILFAAGAYLMWGLIPLYWKQVQHVSSLEILAGRVIWSFIFTAAFILIIKQSKHLLADIKVLWGKQLQFWLLFVASLIISLNWGVYIWAVNNDHLLQASLGYYINPLISVLFGLLFFKEKLSAATITAVVIAAIGVGYQAILGGSIPWVSLTLALTFAFYGVIKKKIPLDATRGLAIETLFILPIAIVGYIYLMQTTDIAFLNVDLKTNLFLIGSGIITALPLVLFAKGAQKIPLYLMGFIQFLSPTMSLVIGIFVFKEPFTMTELFTFSCIWLAVLIFSASKFIEARKRHAI
- a CDS encoding DUF1641 domain-containing protein, whose product is MSEMNNQVEKVSVSQEQLDVLDQLLKPEVQASLTTLVDNLPKLAEMTTLLTKAYDFATAVATDETLKNDTVAAVTEMATPVVDTAKSLAQTAIEAKDRAEATSETVGVFGLLKMLKDPQVQGALRFANAFLAVAAEKKVK
- a CDS encoding NAD(P)/FAD-dependent oxidoreductase, giving the protein MVTKDIVILGAGFAGVLAAQTARKYLNTLEANITVVNQFPTHQIITELHRLAGGTIKEGAVALSLEKIFKGKDINLEIAKVNSFNADKKEVQLSNGKTLSYDTLVVSLGSQTGFFGIPGLEENSFVLKSVDEANAIREHIEARIAEYAKSKNEADATIVIGGGGLTGVELVGEIVDHFPKVAAKYGVPFEDLKIKLVEAGPKILPVFPDNLIERATTSLAKRGVEFITSTPVTGVEGNVIQLKDREPIVANTLVWTGGVAPLPLVGESGLNCDRGKATINDYLQSTSHPDVFVIGDASAHIPNPGDRPTYAPTAQVAWQQGEIAGYNIFAQVLGHDMKEFKFTNSGTLGSLGRKDGIATVGANNTQLVGLPASLMKEASNIRYMTHIKALFGLAY